The nucleotide window AAGCCTCGGAAGGATGTACCTGCTGCCATAACACTGCGTATACAGCCTGTGCAACAGGCATATAGGCCCCTATGTTTTTATTCATCTCGTACATGCATTTGCTGGCATAATAACCCTCTGCAATCATATTGAGCTCCAGCTGTGCAGCCTTCACGGAATAACCTTTTCCGATCATATTCCCGAACGTACGGTTCCGACTGTGGAGTGAATAACAGGTCACCAGCAGATCCCCGAGATAAGCACTGGCACTGTAGTTATGTATCATCGGGCCAGTCCCTCGCAGGGCAGCCTTCTGTGCTTCATATTGCTCCAGGAATGTCTGCATCTCCCGGAAACAGTTGGTAATATAAACACTCAGGAAATTATCACCATATTCCAGCCCATGTGCAATACCAGCACCCAGGGCATAAATATTCTTCATCACAGCAGCCAGCTGTACTCCTATCATGTCTGTATTCACGATTGTTTGCAGGTAGCTGCCCGTAAATCTATCGGCGATAGCTTGTGCGGACGCCTGATGTATTCCGGAAAAAGTAAGATAGGACAGTTTTTCATTCGCCACCTCTTCCGCATGACAGGGACCGGTTATCGTGAAATACTGTGTAGCAGGCAACTGAAAACGTTGCTCCAGGTATTCATTAATCAGGAGATTGTTGCCTGGCACCAGACCTTTGATAGCAGAAACCACCTGTTTTCCTTCCAGCGCCTCAGCAGGCAGCTGATCCAGCACATCCACCAGGAATGCAGAAGGAACCGCCAGCACCAACACATCACATGCTGCAACCACCGCCCGGATATCGTTGCTCAACGATAACAGGCCGGTATCAAAATATACGGAAGTGAGATAGTGCTTATTATGATGGCGCTGCTGCATATGACGGATCGTGTCTTCGTTTCTAATCCACCAGTGAATATGCTGTCCATTATCCGTCAATATTTTCGCCAGCGCAGTGGCCCAACTGCCACTACCAATGATACCAATGCTATTCTCCTTGCTCACAATCAATGCAAATTTTACGCAAGATAACACTAACCGCTGATTTATCTGATGTTTCTGATGCGAAGACCCACCGTTATCAAAGCGAAGAAGCCCATGGATGTATGCATCCATGGGCTTCTTCACTTAAATATTTTCCTATATAAGCAACATCAGATAAATCACTTATTCCCTTCGAAAAGTTTGCTCTTAGGCACCACCTGCACCTTTTTACCATTGTTCAGGGTGCGGGACACAGCACTGTAGGGGGCGCTGATCACCTGGTCACCTTCCTGCAGTCCGGAGAGTATCTGGATATTGGTATCATCCTGTACCCCTG belongs to Chitinophaga sp. HK235 and includes:
- a CDS encoding NAD(P)H-dependent glycerol-3-phosphate dehydrogenase: MSKENSIGIIGSGSWATALAKILTDNGQHIHWWIRNEDTIRHMQQRHHNKHYLTSVYFDTGLLSLSNDIRAVVAACDVLVLAVPSAFLVDVLDQLPAEALEGKQVVSAIKGLVPGNNLLINEYLEQRFQLPATQYFTITGPCHAEEVANEKLSYLTFSGIHQASAQAIADRFTGSYLQTIVNTDMIGVQLAAVMKNIYALGAGIAHGLEYGDNFLSVYITNCFREMQTFLEQYEAQKAALRGTGPMIHNYSASAYLGDLLVTCYSLHSRNRTFGNMIGKGYSVKAAQLELNMIAEGYYASKCMYEMNKNIGAYMPVAQAVYAVLWQQVHPSEAFLSLEKGFI